Proteins co-encoded in one Pseudochaenichthys georgianus chromosome 22, fPseGeo1.2, whole genome shotgun sequence genomic window:
- the mapre3a gene encoding microtubule-associated protein RP/EB family member 3a isoform X2, with product MAVNVYATSVSIDNLSRHDMLAWVNDSLHLTYTKIEQLCSGAAYCQFMDMLFPGCILLKKVKFQAKLEHESIHNFKVLQAAFKRMSVDKIIPVEKLVKGKFQDNFEFVQWFKKFFDANYDGKEYDPLLARQGQDVNPAPNPGPQRTSPTVPKIMPTPQRVQHNVPVMRKNPSLSRNGGSDAEIMELNQQLMELKLTVDGLEKERDFYFSKLRDIELICQEHESENNTVLSSIINILYATEDGFAPPEDEDLEEQGHLDQDEY from the exons ATGGCTGTGAATGTGTACGCCACGTCTGTGTCTATTGACAACCTCAGTAGACATGACATGCTGGCATGGGTCAACGATTCTTTGCACCTCACCTACACGAAGATCGAACAGCTGTGTTCAG GAGCGGCATATTGCCAGTTCATGGACATGTTGTTCCCGGGCTGTATCCTTCTGAAGAAGGTCAAATTTCAAGCCAAGCTGGAGCATGAGTCTATACACAACTTCAAAGTTCTTCAGGCAGCTTTCAAAAGGATGAGTGTGGACAAA ATAATTCCTGTAGAAAAGCTTGTAAAAGGGAAGTTCCAGGACAACTTTGAATTCGTGCAGTGGTTCAAGAAGTTCTTCGACGCCAACTACGATGGGAAGGAGTATGACCCTTTACTAGCCAGACAGGGGCAAGACGTGAACCCTGCCCCCAACCCAG GACCACAGAGGACATCTCCAACAGTTCCCAAAATCATGCCAACACCACAGCGGGTCCAACACAACGTTCCAGTTATGAGGAAGAATCCCTCTTTGTCTAGAAACGGGGGAAGTGATGCTGAGATCATGGAGCTAAATCAACAG TTGATGGAGTTGAAGTTGACTGTGGACGGATTAGAGAAAGAGCGAGACTTCTACTTCAGCAAACTACGGGACATCGAGCTGATCTGCCAGGAACACGAGAGTGAAAACAACACCGTCCTGTCCAGTATAATCAACATTCTCTACGCGACAGAG GATGGCTTTGCACCGCCGGAGGATGAGGACCTCGAGGAACAAGGTCACCTGGACCAGGATGAATACTGA
- the mapre3a gene encoding microtubule-associated protein RP/EB family member 3a isoform X1, producing MAVNVYATSVSIDNLSRHDMLAWVNDSLHLTYTKIEQLCSGAAYCQFMDMLFPGCILLKKVKFQAKLEHESIHNFKVLQAAFKRMSVDKIIPVEKLVKGKFQDNFEFVQWFKKFFDANYDGKEYDPLLARQGQDVNPAPNPGDHFIHKPKRYAGPQRTSPTVPKIMPTPQRVQHNVPVMRKNPSLSRNGGSDAEIMELNQQLMELKLTVDGLEKERDFYFSKLRDIELICQEHESENNTVLSSIINILYATEDGFAPPEDEDLEEQGHLDQDEY from the exons ATGGCTGTGAATGTGTACGCCACGTCTGTGTCTATTGACAACCTCAGTAGACATGACATGCTGGCATGGGTCAACGATTCTTTGCACCTCACCTACACGAAGATCGAACAGCTGTGTTCAG GAGCGGCATATTGCCAGTTCATGGACATGTTGTTCCCGGGCTGTATCCTTCTGAAGAAGGTCAAATTTCAAGCCAAGCTGGAGCATGAGTCTATACACAACTTCAAAGTTCTTCAGGCAGCTTTCAAAAGGATGAGTGTGGACAAA ATAATTCCTGTAGAAAAGCTTGTAAAAGGGAAGTTCCAGGACAACTTTGAATTCGTGCAGTGGTTCAAGAAGTTCTTCGACGCCAACTACGATGGGAAGGAGTATGACCCTTTACTAGCCAGACAGGGGCAAGACGTGAACCCTGCCCCCAACCCAGGTGATCACTTTATCCACAAACCAAAGAGATACGCAG GACCACAGAGGACATCTCCAACAGTTCCCAAAATCATGCCAACACCACAGCGGGTCCAACACAACGTTCCAGTTATGAGGAAGAATCCCTCTTTGTCTAGAAACGGGGGAAGTGATGCTGAGATCATGGAGCTAAATCAACAG TTGATGGAGTTGAAGTTGACTGTGGACGGATTAGAGAAAGAGCGAGACTTCTACTTCAGCAAACTACGGGACATCGAGCTGATCTGCCAGGAACACGAGAGTGAAAACAACACCGTCCTGTCCAGTATAATCAACATTCTCTACGCGACAGAG GATGGCTTTGCACCGCCGGAGGATGAGGACCTCGAGGAACAAGGTCACCTGGACCAGGATGAATACTGA